Proteins co-encoded in one Helicoverpa zea isolate HzStark_Cry1AcR chromosome 18, ilHelZeax1.1, whole genome shotgun sequence genomic window:
- the LOC124639118 gene encoding basic juvenile hormone-suppressible protein 2-like, with protein MRAVLVFVLCLAAVAKARPEDDTSTTMIPTNSIHNNILYRLLLSGTWDIKKRQLVILKLLNHITEPLMYKDLEDLGKNFKIEENVDCFVKTDVVKTLVKMLKVGVLPRGEIFTLHVDRQLKEVVTMFHVLFYAKDFDTFIKTACWMRLHLNEGMFVYALTVAVRHREDCKGIILPPPYEIYPYFFVRGDVIQKAYLLKMKKGDVDLKLCDFYGIKKTDKDVFIIDENVYDKRVHLCDEDKLRYFTEDIDLNTYYYYFHVDYPFWMKDRLMDKMKTRRFELTVYMYQQILARYYLERLSNGLGKIKEFSWHKTIKKGYWPWMKLHNGVEIPARMNNYVIAHDYNRDVIRLCDEYEKIIREAIIKGFIEINGIRLELTKTEDMEVLGKLIYGKIDKIDVDRTVVDSYRYLLIVMKAALGLNTLHSDKYFVVPSILDQYQTALRDPVFYMLQKRIIDLVCLFKLRLPSYTKEDLYFPGVKVDNVNVDKLVTFFDDYLMDMTNAVALTPDEVKKTKSDMKILVRKRRLNHQPFKVTLDVLSDKAVDCVVRIFLGPKKDNMGRLIDINRNRLNFVELDTFLYKLTTGKNTIVRNSQDMHNLVRDRMMTRDLMKKVESITDIRDLLVKDLRNFHTGFPTRLLLPKGFVGGMDCMIYVIVSPLKLVDNIDINILDTNRKDIRRDFRSTVLLDKMPLGFPFDRRIIVEDFFTPNMKFIDVKIFHKKMTCDMKTRWNRWVLKNYNMGDWKSIDSDTYFVDTDLNIKVDRNADLIDI; from the exons ATGAGGGCTGTTCTGGTATTTGTTCTGTGCCTGGCCGCTGTGGCCAAGGCTAGGCCTGAAGACGACACCAGTACTACCATGA TACCTACCAACTCGATACATAACAATATCTTATATCGTTTACTCTTATCAGGAACATGGGACATCAAAAAAAGGCAACTTGTGATTTTGAAATTACTGAACCACATCACTGAACCCCTAATGTACAAGGACCTTGAGGACTTAGGCAAGAACTTCAAGATTGAGGAAAATGTTGACTGTTTCGTC aaaacCGACGTTGTAAAGACCTTAGTCAAAATGCTAAAGGTTGGAGTTCTGCCGCGCGGTGAGATCTTCACTTTGCACGTTGACCGCCAGCTCAAGGAAGTTGTCACCATGTTCCATGTGTTGTTCTACGCCAAAGACTTCGATACATTCATCAAGACCGCCTGCTGGATGCGCCTTCACCTCAACGAGGGTATGTTCGTATACGCTCTCACCGTGGCAGTCAGACACCGTGAGGACTGCAAGGGAATCATCTTGCCTCCTCCCTATGAGATCTACCCATACTTCTTTGTACGTGGCGATGTTATTCAGAAGGCTTACTTATTGAAAATGAAGAAGGGAGATGTCGATCTCAAGCTGTGTGACTTCTACGGAATCAAGAAGACCGACAAGGATGTTTTCATAATCGACGAGAATGTGTATGACAAACGTGTGCACCTCTGCGATGAAGACAAACTCCGCTACTTCACTGAAGATATTGATCTTAATACTTACTATTACTACTTCCACGTTGACTATCCATTCTGGATGAAGGACAGATTAATGGACAAAATGAAGACCAGACGTTTCGAACTCACTGTGTACATGTACCAACAGATCCTTGCCAGATACTACTTGGAGCGTTTGTCCAACGGATTAGGTAAAATCAAAGAGTTCTCTTGGCACAAAACAATTAAGAAGGGATACTGGCCATGGATGAAACTGCACAATGGTGTAGAAATCCCCGCAAGGATGAACAACTATGTCATTGCTCACGACTACAACCGTGATGTTATTCGTCTGTGCGATGAATACGAGAAGATCATCAGAGAAGCAATCATCAAAGGATTCATTGAA ATTAACGGCATTAGGCTGGAACTTACCAAGACTGAGGACATGGAGGTTCTTGGAAAACTGATCTACGGTAAAATCGACAAGATCGATGTTGACAGGACCGTGGTTGACTCATACCGCTACCTGCTCATCGTCATGAAGGCTGCTCTTGGTCTTAACACTCTACATTCCGACAA GTACTTCGTTGTTCCTTCCATCCTGGACCAATACCAGACAGCTCTTCGTGATCCAGTATTTTACATGCTGCAGAAACGCATCATCGATTTGGTGTGCCTGTTCAAGCTGCGTCTGCCTTCCTACACCAAGGAGGACCTCTACTTCCCTGGTGTGAAGGTCGACAACGTTAACGTTGACAAACTCGTCACTTTCTTCGACGACTATCTTATGGACATGACTAATGCTGTTGCTTTGACTCCTGATGAGGTTAAGAAGACCAAATCAGACATGAAAATCCTGGTACGCAAGCGTCGCCTTAACCACCAACCCTTCAAAGTCACCCTCGACGTATTATCTGACAAGGCCGTTGACTGTGTCGTAAGGATATTCCTTGGACCGAAGAAAGATAACATGGGTCGTCTCATCGACATCAACAGAAACCGACTAAACTTCGTTGAATTAGATACCTTCCTTTACAAACTGACCACTGGCAAGAACACAATTGTCAGAAACTCCCAAGACATGCACAACCTTGTCCGCGACCGCATGATGACTCGCGACTTGATGAAGAAGGTGGAATCCATCACCGACATTAGGGATCTCTTGGTCAAGGACTTGAGGAACTTCCACACTGGTTTCCCGACCAGGCTTCTTCTTCCTAAAGGTTTCGTAGGAGGTATGGACTGCATGATCTATGTTATTGTGTCGCCATTGAAACTGGTCGATAACATTGACATCAACATCCTGGACACGAACCGTAAAGACATCAGACGTGACTTCAGATCGACCGTCCTTCTGGACAAGATGCCTCTTGGCTTCCCCTTCGATCGTCGCATTATTGTTGAGGACTTCTTCACACCCAACATGAAGTTCATTGATGTTAAGATCTTCCACAAGAAGATGACATGTGATATGAAGACCAGGTGGAACCGTTGGGTGCTGAAGAACTACAACATGGGAGATTGGAAATCCATTGATTCCGATACTTACTTCGTGGACACAGACCTTAACATTAAAGTAGACCGAAACGCTGACCTCATTGACATATAA